A genomic window from Tolypothrix sp. PCC 7910 includes:
- a CDS encoding HAS-barrel domain-containing protein translates to MRLPLPQFATGDRHHNHIAEVIETTTTEFLAQCLEPEDLSFPPMPPFGSWVCSTDEESGNQIYAVVYHATTMPIDSVHRAVALGLSLQDLREEQPQIFAMLKTEFRAAIVGFEQPSHTEGYNQRVYQYLPPRPPQIHQAVYRCDAEKIIHFTEELDFLQTILSIKGAPIESLAAAAIREVYQLRKADRKWLIKAGRTLSVLLKDDYDRLRFILSQVHP, encoded by the coding sequence ATGCGTCTTCCTCTACCACAGTTTGCCACAGGCGATCGCCACCATAATCACATTGCCGAGGTGATTGAAACTACTACTACTGAATTTCTGGCACAGTGTTTGGAACCAGAAGACTTAAGTTTTCCCCCTATGCCACCTTTTGGTAGTTGGGTTTGTTCAACAGATGAAGAATCGGGCAACCAAATTTATGCAGTGGTGTATCATGCTACAACCATGCCCATAGATTCCGTACATCGTGCAGTGGCTTTAGGGCTTTCATTGCAAGACTTGCGAGAAGAACAGCCCCAGATATTTGCTATGCTCAAAACCGAATTTCGGGCTGCGATCGTGGGATTTGAACAGCCTTCTCATACTGAAGGTTATAATCAGCGCGTTTACCAGTACTTACCACCTCGTCCTCCGCAAATTCATCAAGCAGTTTATCGCTGTGATGCAGAAAAAATTATTCATTTCACGGAAGAACTAGATTTTTTACAGACAATACTTTCTATCAAAGGTGCGCCTATCGAGTCTTTGGCAGCAGCGGCTATTCGAGAGGTTTACCAGTTACGCAAAGCTGACCGTAAATGGTTAATCAAAGCTGGAAGAACCCTCAGCGTACTGTTGAAAGATGATTATGATCGCTTGCGGTTCATTTTAAGCCAGGTTCACCCATAG
- the psb29 gene encoding photosystem II biogenesis protein Psp29, which yields MNNVRTVSDTKRTFYSVHTRPINTIYRRVVEELMVEMHLLSVNVDFSYNPIYGLGVVTTFDRFMQGYQPERDKESIFSALCQAVEQDEQRYRQDAERLQGIAKSLPVNDLIAWLSQTTTLDRDAELQAQLQAIANNPNFKYNRLFAIGLFSLLEVSDPELVKDEKQRNEALKNIATGLHISDDKFTKDLDLYRSNLDKIAQALVVMADMLLADRKKREQRKQQSTTTVAPPSTNE from the coding sequence GTGAATAACGTCCGTACTGTCTCTGATACAAAGCGAACATTCTACTCTGTTCACACCCGTCCAATCAATACGATTTATCGTCGGGTAGTGGAAGAGTTGATGGTGGAAATGCATCTGCTGTCAGTAAATGTCGATTTTAGCTACAATCCAATTTATGGCTTGGGCGTTGTCACAACCTTTGATCGGTTTATGCAAGGCTACCAACCAGAACGGGATAAGGAATCGATTTTTAGTGCCTTATGTCAGGCTGTAGAGCAAGATGAGCAGCGCTACAGACAAGATGCTGAAAGATTGCAAGGTATAGCTAAAAGCTTACCAGTTAATGATTTAATTGCGTGGCTTAGTCAAACTACTACTTTAGATAGAGATGCTGAGTTGCAAGCGCAATTGCAAGCGATCGCTAATAATCCTAACTTTAAATACAACCGCTTATTTGCAATTGGTTTATTTTCGTTATTGGAAGTTTCTGATCCTGAATTAGTCAAAGACGAAAAGCAGCGTAACGAAGCTCTGAAAAATATTGCTACTGGCTTGCATATCTCTGATGATAAATTTACTAAGGATTTGGATCTTTACCGATCTAATCTCGACAAGATAGCACAAGCGCTAGTAGTAATGGCAGATATGCTCTTAGCCGATCGCAAAAAACGCGAACAGCGCAAGCAACAATCAACTACTACTGTTGCGCCTCCCAGTACCAACGAATAG
- a CDS encoding biopolymer transporter ExbD, producing the protein MKINLHTPVEEVQIQIIPLIDVVFCILTFFLLAALQFTRQEAINAINLDLPKANTGTSPTAALQGNSNILPVTIDAVGQTYVEKQIVRRDQLAEILKNYVQQNPNGVLVLNASRTATYNDVISTLDLLRQVGGDRVSLGIIPNQSQTPTNSTLPGIPAFPTNPGANPVPNTAPVPGINPQGNVNPNLPTAPNSPQTGQNLQIAPNTTTPNRNLAPGKTTSTPAR; encoded by the coding sequence ATGAAAATTAATTTACATACCCCAGTTGAAGAAGTTCAAATACAAATTATTCCATTGATAGATGTTGTTTTTTGTATTCTGACATTTTTTTTGTTGGCGGCTTTGCAATTCACACGCCAAGAAGCAATTAATGCCATTAATCTAGATTTACCCAAAGCTAACACGGGTACATCACCTACTGCAGCACTACAAGGCAATAGTAATATCTTACCTGTAACTATTGATGCTGTTGGTCAAACCTATGTGGAAAAACAAATAGTTAGACGAGACCAATTAGCAGAGATTTTAAAGAATTATGTTCAACAAAACCCTAATGGTGTTTTAGTACTGAATGCATCGCGGACAGCAACATACAACGATGTTATCTCAACATTAGATTTACTTCGCCAAGTAGGAGGCGATCGCGTCTCTTTGGGAATTATACCAAACCAATCTCAAACACCTACTAATTCTACTCTTCCTGGAATTCCAGCTTTTCCCACTAACCCTGGTGCTAATCCTGTACCAAACACTGCACCAGTTCCAGGCATCAATCCCCAAGGTAATGTTAATCCTAACTTGCCCACAGCGCCTAATTCGCCTCAAACTGGCCAAAATCTTCAGATTGCTCCCAACACCACAACACCCAATAGAAATTTAGCACCAGGAAAAACTACTTCTACTCCTGCAAGATGA
- a CDS encoding SRPBCC family protein codes for MRSCLSKFIHQKRRRFCASLVRTYREISSASVDELWQQVVDFTDVSWHPLLKSTNVPYGLVPKPGLIFQAVTRFSPIPIRIFVERVNPREMLSIRVLALPGIEERITYRVESTVCGTCLSYSVTLRGWLSPLIWSLSRPYVDRVARSLVETVEKAALQAVSSQKKAINDSCFDF; via the coding sequence ATGCGAAGTTGTTTATCCAAATTCATCCATCAGAAACGTCGCCGATTTTGCGCTTCGCTGGTGCGGACATATCGAGAGATTAGTTCTGCGTCTGTAGATGAACTTTGGCAACAGGTGGTAGACTTCACAGACGTTTCTTGGCATCCTTTACTCAAAAGTACTAACGTACCCTATGGATTAGTACCTAAACCAGGCTTAATTTTCCAAGCAGTGACTAGGTTTTCGCCAATTCCAATTCGGATTTTTGTAGAACGTGTCAATCCCAGAGAAATGTTGAGTATTCGAGTGTTGGCCCTGCCTGGGATTGAGGAACGCATAACTTACCGAGTAGAGTCAACGGTGTGTGGTACTTGTTTATCTTACTCGGTGACACTACGTGGTTGGTTGTCACCCCTGATTTGGTCTTTGTCTCGTCCCTATGTCGATCGCGTGGCTCGTTCTTTAGTGGAAACAGTCGAAAAAGCAGCATTGCAGGCAGTTTCCAGCCAGAAAAAGGCCATCAATGACAGTTGTTTTGATTTTTAG
- a CDS encoding Mrp/NBP35 family ATP-binding protein: MYDVLDARSVLDVLRPVQDPELQKSLVELNMIRNVKIDGGKVSFTLVLTTPACPLREFIVEDCQKAVKKLPGVTDVAVEVTAETPQQKSLPDRTGITGVKNIIAISSGKGGVGKSTVAVNVAVALAQTGAKVGLLDADIYGPNDPTMLGLTDAQITVRPGEKGEILEPAFNHGVKLVSMGFLIDRDQPVIWRGPMLNGVIRQFLYQVEWGELDYLIVDMPPGTGDAQLTLAQAVPMAGAVIVTTPQNVALLDSRKGLRMFQQMNVPVLGIVENMSYFIPPDMPEKQYDIFGSGGGEKTAAELGVPLLGCVPLEISTRIGGDSGVPIVVAEPNSASAKALSAIALSIAGKVSVAALT; the protein is encoded by the coding sequence ATGTACGATGTTCTCGATGCTCGCTCGGTGTTAGATGTGTTGCGACCAGTTCAAGACCCAGAACTGCAAAAGAGTCTGGTAGAACTGAATATGATTCGTAACGTCAAAATAGATGGTGGCAAGGTTAGTTTCACTTTAGTGTTAACCACACCCGCCTGTCCTTTACGGGAGTTTATTGTTGAAGACTGTCAAAAGGCTGTGAAAAAACTCCCTGGGGTCACAGATGTTGCTGTTGAAGTCACAGCAGAAACACCCCAGCAAAAAAGCTTACCCGATCGCACTGGTATCACTGGGGTAAAAAATATTATTGCGATTTCTAGTGGCAAAGGTGGCGTGGGCAAAAGTACCGTCGCTGTTAATGTTGCAGTTGCCTTAGCACAAACTGGGGCAAAAGTTGGCTTACTTGATGCTGATATCTACGGCCCCAATGATCCCACAATGTTGGGGCTAACTGACGCCCAGATTACAGTGCGTCCTGGTGAAAAAGGTGAAATCCTGGAACCGGCTTTTAATCACGGCGTTAAATTAGTCTCTATGGGCTTTTTAATTGACCGAGATCAGCCAGTGATTTGGCGAGGGCCAATGTTAAATGGAGTCATCCGCCAGTTTCTCTATCAAGTGGAATGGGGCGAACTGGATTATTTAATTGTAGATATGCCGCCTGGAACAGGGGATGCTCAGTTAACTTTAGCCCAAGCCGTACCGATGGCAGGGGCAGTAATTGTTACCACACCCCAAAATGTCGCCCTCTTAGATTCACGTAAAGGATTGCGGATGTTCCAGCAGATGAACGTCCCAGTACTAGGAATTGTGGAAAATATGAGCTATTTTATTCCTCCAGATATGCCAGAGAAACAGTACGATATCTTTGGTTCTGGCGGTGGCGAAAAAACTGCAGCCGAACTGGGAGTGCCATTGTTAGGATGTGTCCCCCTGGAGATATCTACAAGAATTGGTGGTGATAGCGGCGTACCAATTGTAGTAGCCGAACCAAATTCTGCTTCTGCAAAAGCACTAAGTGCGATCGCCCTATCCATCGCTGGTAAAGTATCAGTTGCAGCATTGACATAA
- the rodA gene encoding rod shape-determining protein RodA: MLLKSSLPKIRWKYWVKPWQQVDWLLFCLPVTVSIFGGLMILSTELKQPVTDWWWHWLVATIGAFIALFIARTRYENLLQWHWVTYGLTNFSLIAVMIAGTSAKGAQRWINIAGFNVQPSEFAKIGIIITLAALLHKRTASTIESVFRALAITAVPWGLVFLQPDLATSLVFGAIVLGMLYWANANPGWLILMISPVVAAILFSISWPLSEPIILLKELTFSPLGLFWAGAMGILGWQALPWRKFGIGAIGAWVLNMLGGELGVFAWNHVLKEYQKDRLSVFINPEHDPLGAGYHLIQSRIAIGAGEIWGWGLFKGPMTQLNFVPEQHTDFIFSAVGEEFGFIGCLVVLFVFCLICLRLLHVAQTAKDNFGSLLAIGVLSMIVFQLIVNVGMTVGLAPVAGIPLPWMSYGRSAMLTNFIALGIVESVANFRQRQKYYL; encoded by the coding sequence ATGTTGTTAAAAAGTTCGCTCCCCAAAATTCGTTGGAAGTATTGGGTTAAACCTTGGCAGCAAGTAGATTGGTTACTATTTTGTTTGCCTGTAACCGTCAGTATATTTGGCGGTCTGATGATTCTCAGTACGGAACTCAAACAGCCAGTAACAGACTGGTGGTGGCATTGGCTAGTAGCTACTATTGGTGCGTTTATTGCATTGTTTATCGCTCGTACCCGTTACGAAAATCTGCTTCAGTGGCATTGGGTAACATATGGGCTAACAAACTTTAGCCTCATTGCCGTCATGATAGCTGGTACTAGCGCAAAAGGGGCACAAAGATGGATTAATATTGCGGGTTTTAACGTTCAACCCTCAGAATTTGCCAAAATTGGGATAATTATTACCCTTGCTGCTTTGCTACATAAACGCACAGCCTCAACCATTGAGAGCGTTTTTAGAGCCTTGGCAATCACCGCAGTTCCTTGGGGATTAGTATTTTTGCAACCTGATTTGGCAACATCATTAGTCTTTGGTGCGATCGTCTTAGGGATGTTGTATTGGGCCAATGCAAATCCAGGTTGGTTAATCTTGATGATTTCGCCAGTAGTTGCGGCTATTTTATTTAGTATCTCTTGGCCTTTATCAGAACCAATCATTTTGTTGAAAGAACTCACCTTCAGCCCATTAGGCTTATTTTGGGCAGGTGCAATGGGTATTCTTGGTTGGCAGGCTCTCCCTTGGCGTAAATTTGGTATAGGCGCTATAGGTGCATGGGTACTCAATATGCTGGGCGGTGAATTAGGCGTTTTTGCCTGGAATCATGTCCTCAAAGAATATCAAAAAGACAGACTGAGCGTATTCATCAATCCCGAACACGATCCTTTAGGTGCTGGATATCACCTGATTCAATCTCGTATTGCCATTGGTGCTGGTGAAATTTGGGGATGGGGATTGTTTAAAGGCCCGATGACTCAACTAAATTTCGTACCCGAACAGCATACAGACTTCATTTTCTCCGCAGTAGGTGAAGAATTTGGTTTTATTGGCTGCTTAGTAGTACTTTTCGTCTTCTGTTTAATCTGCCTGCGCCTGTTACACGTAGCGCAAACAGCCAAAGATAACTTTGGTTCTTTGTTGGCGATAGGTGTTTTGTCAATGATTGTGTTTCAGTTGATTGTGAACGTTGGTATGACAGTAGGTTTAGCACCTGTAGCTGGAATTCCTCTACCGTGGATGAGTTATGGACGTTCTGCTATGCTAACCAACTTCATTGCCTTAGGAATAGTAGAATCCGTAGCAAACTTCCGCCAACGTCAGAAATATTATTTATGA
- a CDS encoding MotA/TolQ/ExbB proton channel family protein: MDILDLFYKGGPAMWPLLALSILALSVIFERLWFWLRILTQEKEIVDRVLDAAAENWETAADIARQATNQPIGRFLYAPLRLVKNDAETFRLALEATAEDELAGMRRGEKLLEAVIALAPLLGLLGTVLGLIHSLRSIRIGDLGTESAAGVTTGIGESLISTASGLIVAIVSLVFYRLFQSFVVNQVKVFRKAGNDMELLYRQSPPDLSNTASIILRESSRENFTPPRKRGRNKFSNSSEVSDQTDSLDSENNQSNS, from the coding sequence GTGGATATTTTAGATTTATTTTACAAAGGCGGCCCAGCGATGTGGCCTTTGCTGGCGTTGTCAATTTTAGCTTTGAGTGTGATTTTTGAGCGTCTGTGGTTCTGGCTACGAATTCTCACTCAAGAAAAAGAAATAGTTGACCGCGTTTTAGATGCTGCTGCTGAAAATTGGGAAACAGCTGCAGATATTGCTAGACAAGCCACAAATCAACCCATTGGTAGGTTTCTATATGCTCCCTTAAGATTAGTAAAAAATGATGCGGAAACCTTTCGCTTGGCTTTGGAAGCGACAGCAGAAGATGAGTTAGCGGGAATGCGTCGGGGTGAAAAGCTGTTAGAAGCTGTAATTGCTCTTGCACCACTATTGGGATTGTTGGGTACAGTTTTAGGTTTAATTCATTCTCTACGTTCAATTCGGATTGGTGACTTGGGAACCGAATCTGCTGCTGGGGTAACTACAGGTATTGGTGAATCCCTAATTAGTACAGCCAGTGGATTAATAGTTGCTATTGTGAGTTTGGTATTCTACCGCCTATTTCAAAGTTTTGTCGTCAACCAAGTCAAGGTTTTTCGGAAAGCAGGGAATGATATGGAATTGCTTTATCGTCAGTCCCCACCAGACTTGAGCAATACTGCATCAATAATTTTGCGAGAATCTTCCAGGGAAAATTTCACACCACCCCGTAAACGCGGTAGAAACAAATTTTCTAATTCTTCTGAAGTCTCAGATCAAACTGATTCATTAGATTCTGAGAATAATCAAAGTAATTCGTAG
- a CDS encoding STAS domain-containing protein, translating to MIQIEQKTYITQDGNTVIVLAPTGRLDITTAWQFRLKLQECISKLSRHVVVNLSQVNFIDSSGLTSLVAGMRDADKLKGSFRICNVHTEAKLVFEVTMMDTVFEIFETEEEALEGVPRSIAS from the coding sequence GTGATTCAGATAGAGCAAAAAACCTATATAACCCAAGATGGTAACACCGTTATTGTCTTGGCACCGACAGGGCGCTTGGATATCACCACCGCCTGGCAATTTCGCCTGAAGTTACAGGAATGCATTTCCAAACTCAGTCGCCATGTAGTAGTGAATCTTAGCCAAGTCAACTTTATTGATAGTTCTGGACTAACTTCTTTAGTAGCAGGTATGCGTGATGCTGATAAACTCAAAGGCAGTTTCCGCATATGTAACGTACATACAGAAGCCAAACTTGTCTTTGAAGTGACGATGATGGATACTGTGTTTGAAATCTTTGAAACAGAAGAAGAAGCTTTAGAAGGTGTACCTCGGAGCATCGCTAGTTAA
- the hemF gene encoding oxygen-dependent coproporphyrinogen oxidase has protein sequence MLINSQTPTLAVDSSKFLPPTDAKLRISQFMKQLQDKISQSLADLDGVANFHEDSWERPEGGGGRSRVLRDGAIFEQAGVNFSEVWGSHLPPSILAQRPEAAGHSFYATGTSLVLHPRNPYVPTVHLNYRYFEAGPVWWFGGGADLTPYYPFAEDAQHFHKTLKQACDQHHPEYYPVFKRWCDEYFYLKHRNETRGVGGLFLDYQDGQGALYRGPNPNGEAAIYSNQVGNLPQRTWEELFALIQDCGAAFLPAYVPIVERRNGIEYGDRERNFQLYRRGRYVEFNLVYDRGTIFGLQTNGRTESILMSLPPLVRWEYGYQPEANTPEAELYETFLKPQDWINWAPNHTAD, from the coding sequence ATGTTGATCAACTCGCAAACCCCTACTTTGGCCGTAGACTCATCTAAGTTTCTCCCACCAACTGACGCGAAACTTAGAATCAGTCAGTTTATGAAACAGCTACAAGACAAAATTAGTCAGTCTTTGGCGGATTTAGATGGTGTAGCTAATTTTCACGAAGATAGTTGGGAACGGCCAGAAGGCGGTGGAGGGCGATCGCGTGTTCTGCGTGATGGTGCAATATTTGAACAGGCTGGTGTAAATTTTTCTGAAGTTTGGGGTTCACATTTACCACCGTCCATTTTGGCTCAACGTCCGGAAGCTGCTGGGCATAGTTTTTATGCTACAGGAACGTCCTTAGTATTACACCCACGTAACCCCTATGTACCAACAGTCCATTTAAATTATCGCTATTTTGAGGCTGGCCCAGTATGGTGGTTTGGTGGTGGTGCAGATTTAACACCCTACTATCCCTTTGCTGAAGATGCTCAGCATTTCCATAAAACACTGAAGCAAGCTTGCGATCAACATCACCCAGAGTATTACCCTGTATTCAAGCGTTGGTGTGACGAATATTTCTACCTCAAGCATCGTAATGAGACACGAGGTGTAGGCGGTCTATTTTTGGATTATCAAGATGGCCAAGGTGCTTTATATCGAGGCCCTAACCCGAATGGGGAAGCAGCTATTTATAGTAACCAGGTAGGAAATTTGCCACAAAGAACTTGGGAGGAATTGTTTGCCTTAATACAAGATTGTGGTGCAGCCTTTTTACCTGCTTACGTACCGATTGTAGAACGGCGTAATGGCATAGAGTATGGCGATCGCGAACGGAATTTTCAACTTTATCGCCGGGGAAGATATGTAGAGTTTAATTTGGTTTACGACCGAGGTACCATTTTCGGACTTCAAACCAATGGACGTACAGAATCGATTCTGATGTCGCTCCCACCTTTGGTGCGTTGGGAGTACGGGTATCAACCAGAAGCTAATACACCAGAAGCCGAATTATACGAAACTTTCCTCAAGCCTCAAGATTGGATAAATTGGGCACCCAATCATACTGCGGATTAA
- a CDS encoding phage holin family protein codes for MSEIWKIVVVWIVTSISLLIISKLPLGVEIDTPDKALLSAAVLGIVTSLVRPILGLAFVLPSLLTLDMLSGLFTFMVAVVCFSIAAWLVEGFRLRFGIWSAILGAFALTIINNLIYRLLGV; via the coding sequence ATGAGTGAAATTTGGAAAATTGTAGTTGTTTGGATAGTAACATCTATCAGTTTGTTGATTATTAGCAAGCTACCATTGGGAGTAGAAATTGATACTCCTGATAAAGCATTACTTTCAGCAGCAGTTCTCGGCATTGTAACGTCATTAGTAAGGCCAATTCTCGGACTCGCTTTTGTATTACCAAGTCTGCTTACATTAGATATGTTATCCGGCTTGTTTACATTTATGGTCGCCGTTGTTTGTTTTAGTATTGCTGCTTGGTTAGTAGAAGGTTTTCGCTTACGCTTCGGTATTTGGAGTGCCATATTAGGAGCGTTTGCACTCACTATCATCAACAATTTGATTTACCGATTGTTAGGTGTATAG
- a CDS encoding NAD(P)H dehydrogenase subunit NdhS: MILPGATVRVKNPADTYYRYEGLVQRVSDGKVAVLFEGGNWDKLITFRLPELELVETIGKKKGK, translated from the coding sequence ATGATCCTGCCTGGAGCAACTGTTCGCGTTAAGAACCCCGCAGATACCTATTATCGCTATGAAGGGTTGGTACAAAGGGTAAGTGATGGCAAGGTAGCTGTGCTGTTTGAAGGCGGTAACTGGGATAAATTAATCACTTTTCGCTTGCCAGAATTAGAACTTGTAGAGACCATAGGTAAGAAAAAAGGAAAATAA
- a CDS encoding cation:proton antiporter, translated as MELISQVLALEPTSQVLGKEPIVPFAILLVVILVVPILFERLRLPGLVGLVFSGVVLGPSGWNLFQTESQTINLLADIGLVYLIFVAGLEVDIEQFQQRKNRSFGFGSFSFCLPLIMGTLVGRIFGFDWMISILIGSLFASHTLLAYPILSRLGVVKNEAVTVTIGAKIFTDIGALLILALCMASASPTGVFNLAKLLTLLGWLIIYSVVVLVGFDWVGKEFFRRSSGEEGNQFLFVLLTVFLAAVGAQLIGVEKIIGAFLAGLAVNEVLGEGPVKEKVVFVGSVLFIPIFFVNLGLLIDLPTFIHSTNNLQLTVLLVFGLIASKFIAASLAKLLYGYNWQEILTMWSLSIPQVGTTLAATLVGYRAELLPVEVFNSVVVVMLVTSTVGPLITSRVAVGLASSTATEPAITNQPEQQAPDTSTAFTIVVPIYNPQTQQYLIELATLLARQANGRIIPLAIATAAANMDAPQLEVSLQRSERLLTKATAQSHALGVTAEPLLRIDDAFAQGISRASREQKASLIVMGWGKRTGLRARLFGNVIDNVLWASHCPVAVTRLVDSPKKIQRILVPVENLMAPTLQPVHFAQLLADANQAQVTVLNVCERRTSSSKIAARRSHLSALVAKLALPNPPEIQIIAHENVAQAILQAARLNDLVVLPFTRNRMSPGGLAISDVTTQLARQLTCSIIMLGEPQRTYPVPLPTGIPSTTSVM; from the coding sequence ATGGAACTCATTTCACAAGTTCTGGCATTAGAACCAACCTCCCAAGTTCTTGGCAAGGAACCAATTGTTCCCTTCGCTATTTTGCTAGTGGTTATTTTAGTGGTGCCAATTTTGTTTGAGCGCCTGAGACTACCAGGTCTAGTAGGTTTGGTTTTTTCTGGGGTAGTACTTGGCCCTTCAGGCTGGAATTTATTTCAAACAGAATCACAAACAATTAACCTGCTAGCAGATATTGGGTTAGTTTACTTAATATTTGTAGCTGGACTAGAAGTTGACATAGAACAGTTCCAGCAGAGAAAAAATCGCTCTTTCGGTTTTGGCAGCTTCAGCTTCTGCCTTCCCCTAATTATGGGAACCTTAGTAGGGCGAATTTTTGGCTTTGATTGGATGATATCAATATTAATTGGCTCTTTGTTCGCATCTCATACGCTTTTGGCATATCCCATTCTTAGCCGCCTGGGAGTTGTGAAAAATGAAGCCGTTACTGTTACCATTGGAGCCAAAATTTTTACTGATATTGGCGCTTTACTAATATTAGCTCTGTGTATGGCTTCGGCCTCACCAACAGGAGTATTTAACTTAGCAAAGCTACTCACTCTGCTGGGTTGGCTAATTATTTACTCTGTTGTAGTATTAGTCGGTTTTGATTGGGTAGGTAAAGAATTTTTTCGGCGTTCCAGTGGTGAAGAGGGAAACCAATTTTTATTTGTGTTGCTGACTGTGTTTCTCGCTGCTGTTGGCGCTCAATTGATTGGGGTCGAAAAAATTATTGGAGCCTTCTTGGCAGGTTTAGCTGTTAATGAAGTTTTAGGCGAAGGCCCAGTTAAAGAAAAAGTAGTATTTGTTGGCAGCGTCCTATTCATTCCCATTTTCTTTGTTAACTTGGGGTTGCTCATTGATCTGCCTACCTTTATTCACAGCACTAATAATCTCCAATTAACGGTGTTATTAGTGTTCGGTTTGATTGCCAGCAAATTTATTGCGGCTTCTTTGGCGAAACTGCTATACGGCTATAATTGGCAGGAAATTCTCACAATGTGGTCGCTGTCAATTCCCCAGGTAGGTACAACATTAGCAGCAACTCTAGTTGGGTATCGGGCTGAATTATTGCCAGTAGAAGTATTCAATAGTGTTGTGGTGGTGATGCTAGTTACATCAACCGTGGGGCCATTAATTACCAGTCGGGTAGCCGTGGGTTTAGCTTCATCAACAGCTACAGAACCAGCAATAACAAACCAACCAGAGCAGCAAGCCCCAGATACTAGTACCGCTTTTACGATAGTGGTACCGATATACAATCCCCAAACACAGCAGTATTTAATAGAATTAGCGACATTGTTAGCACGCCAAGCTAATGGCAGAATTATACCGTTAGCGATCGCCACTGCTGCGGCGAATATGGATGCACCACAGTTAGAAGTATCTTTGCAGCGGAGTGAGCGGTTGCTAACAAAAGCAACAGCACAAAGCCATGCTTTAGGTGTAACCGCAGAGCCGTTATTGCGAATAGATGATGCTTTTGCTCAAGGAATTAGCAGAGCATCTCGCGAACAAAAGGCTAGTTTGATCGTCATGGGTTGGGGTAAGCGTACTGGGTTAAGAGCACGTTTATTTGGTAACGTAATTGATAACGTTCTTTGGGCATCCCATTGTCCTGTTGCTGTTACCCGTTTAGTAGACTCTCCTAAAAAAATCCAACGGATTTTAGTTCCCGTAGAAAACTTAATGGCACCAACTTTACAGCCTGTGCATTTTGCTCAATTGTTGGCAGATGCTAATCAAGCTCAAGTTACTGTATTGAATGTATGCGAGCGACGTACCAGTTCCAGCAAAATTGCTGCCAGGCGATCGCATCTTTCTGCACTGGTAGCGAAATTGGCTTTGCCCAATCCCCCAGAAATTCAAATTATCGCCCATGAAAATGTAGCCCAAGCTATTTTACAAGCAGCACGTTTGAATGATTTAGTTGTGCTACCTTTTACACGCAATCGCATGAGTCCTGGTGGATTAGCTATTAGTGATGTCACCACTCAATTAGCCAGACAACTAACTTGCTCAATCATTATGCTGGGAGAACCACAACGTACTTACCCAGTACCGCTGCCTACTGGAATTCCCAGTACTACATCTGTTATGTAA
- a CDS encoding chromophore lyase CpcT/CpeT: MSLSPELITLGQYLAGEFDNKEQAIADPVWYVHLRMWQRPINLFSEDSITLFAEQANIINLDNPYRQRIMRLQPGHNSDAPVKVQYYMLKYPDLLKGAGRNPALLNTLTASQLDLLPGCVLSVTQQLIAPNCYKFTATSLPNTNCSFTYLGNTIHVSLGFEASATEFHSYDKGIDPATKKATWGAILGPYRYTKREQY, translated from the coding sequence ATGAGTTTATCTCCCGAGTTAATAACTTTAGGTCAGTACCTAGCTGGTGAATTTGATAATAAAGAACAAGCGATCGCCGATCCTGTTTGGTATGTCCACCTACGTATGTGGCAAAGACCAATCAATTTATTCTCAGAAGACAGTATTACTTTGTTTGCGGAACAAGCAAATATCATCAATCTTGATAATCCTTACCGCCAGAGGATTATGCGCTTACAGCCAGGGCATAACTCTGATGCACCTGTGAAAGTACAATACTATATGCTTAAATATCCTGACCTTTTAAAAGGTGCAGGTCGCAATCCAGCTTTACTCAATACATTAACAGCCAGCCAATTAGATTTATTACCAGGCTGTGTTCTTTCCGTTACTCAGCAACTAATAGCTCCTAACTGCTATAAGTTTACTGCTACCTCACTGCCAAATACTAATTGCAGCTTTACCTATCTGGGTAACACCATACATGTTTCTTTAGGTTTTGAAGCCTCTGCAACAGAATTTCACAGTTACGATAAAGGAATTGACCCAGCAACCAAAAAAGCTACCTGGGGAGCTATTTTAGGCCCTTATCGCTACACTAAGCGAGAGCAGTACTGA